A genomic window from Gossypium hirsutum isolate 1008001.06 chromosome D12, Gossypium_hirsutum_v2.1, whole genome shotgun sequence includes:
- the LOC107944950 gene encoding beta-1,6-galactosyltransferase GALT31A translates to MGLSRTHKTANGVSTRWVSFFCIASFFLGVLVINRLWTSSDPVKINEASSVQTHGRKEVHPLVNCDKDTSVEAGDILSRVSQTHDVIMTLDKTISSLEVQLAAARAAKGYSNEGSPMVTKPGIENLKERPKLFFVMGIITAFSSRKRRDSIRETWMPQGEELKRLEKEKGIIMRFVIGHSATPGGILDRGIEAEEEQYKDFLRLNHIEGYHELSSKTQIYFSTAVAKWDADFYIKVDDDVHVNLGMVGSTLARHRSKPRVYIGCMKSGPVLAQKGVKYHEPEYWKFGEEGNKYFRHATGQIYAVSKDLATYISVNRHILHRYANEDVSLGSWFIGLDVEHIDERSLCCGTLLDCEWKAQAGNPCGASFDWSCSGICKSVERMQEVHQRCGEGDDAIWHTSF, encoded by the exons ATTGTGGACTAGTTCCGATCCTGTCAAAATCAATGAGGCTTCTTCTGTACAGACACATGGGAGAAAGGAAGTTCATCCCTTGGTTAATTGTGACAAG GACACTTCTGTCGAGGCAGGTGATATTCTTTCTCGAGTTTCACAAACTCATGATGTAATTAT GACATTAGACAAAACAATCTCCTCATTGGAGGTGCAGCTAGCTGCTGCTAGAGCTGCCAAGGGATATAGTAATGAAGGATCTCCGATGGTTACAAAACCTGGAATCGAGAACTTGAAGGAACGCCCGAAACTTTTCTTTGTTATGGGAATTATAACAGCATTCAGCAGTAGGAAAAGAAGAGACTCAATCAGGGAAACTTGGATGCCTCAAG GGGAGGAATTAAAGAGGTTGGAGAAAGAGAAGGGAATTATAATGCGATTTGTCATAGGACACAG TGCAACCCCGGGTGGTATTTTGGATCGAGGGATCGAAGCTGAAGAGGAGCAATACAAGGATTTTCTGCGCCTG AATCACATAGAAGGTTACCATGAATTATCATCGAAAACCCAAATATACTTTTCCACAGCCGTCGCTAAGTGGGATGCAGACTTTTATAttaaagttgatgatgatgtaCATGTAAATCTGG GTATGGTGGGTTCTACATTGGCCCGTCACAGATCAAAACCCCGTGTTTATATTGGTTGCATGAAATCTGGACCTGTTCTAGCACAGAA AGGGGTCAAATACCATGAGCCAGAATATTGGAAATTTGGTGAGGAGGGAAACAAATACTTCAGGCATGCAACCGGACAAATATATGCAGTGTCCAAAGACTTGGCAACCTACATCTCCGTCAatcg GCACATACTTCATAGATATGCAAACGAAGACGTCTCTTTAGGTTCTTGGTTTATTGGTCTTGATGTCGAGCATATCGACGAACGAAGCCTCTGCTGTGGTACTCTCTTGG ATTGCGAGTGGAAAGCTCAAGCAGGGAATCCATGTGGTGCATCTTTTGATTGGAGCTGCAGTGGCATTTGCAAGTCCGTGGAGAGAATGCAGGAAGTGCATCAGCGATGCGGGGAGGGCGACGATGCCATATGGCATACAAGCTTCTAA